The following proteins are encoded in a genomic region of Magnolia sinica isolate HGM2019 chromosome 1, MsV1, whole genome shotgun sequence:
- the LOC131251437 gene encoding uncharacterized protein LOC131251437 isoform X2, protein MLTPKKSIPQLLFYLILTFFFSLTSTQSTSETPTPAFFCGKIKIQNLTTPSPLNSILLCKSQNLYFRTSLGLFPVSSIDYGAQTLTISHPSCSPSLHFISPSLLSSGFPPPPKPNSLLLFNCYNSREKPMSSFLQNCSHSYNCSAQERDLERPFSCLLVDDSDNLELGFHPKNLNCSHYRRVYRSSSSSAIEGFEGGTRVSFGIPDHIPRVCDECSKPDGNCGIGLRCMCHPKECRCINGANQYK, encoded by the exons atgctgaCACCCAAGAAATCCATCCCCCAACTTCTCTTCTATCTCATTCTCACATTCTTCTTCTCTCTAACTTCAACTCAGTCTACATCCGAAACTCCCACACCAGCGTTCTTCTGtggcaaaatcaaaatacaaaacCTTACCACACCTTCTCCTTTGAATTCCATTCTCCTttgcaaatcccaaaacctgtattTCAGAACCTCTCTAGGCCTCTTCCCAGTCTCCTCCATAGACTACGGAGCCCAAACACTCACGATCTCTCACCCATCTTGCTCTCCTTCTCTTCACTTCATCTCCCCTTCTCTTCTCTCATCTGGTTTCCCTCCTCCTCCCAAACCCAATTCCCTTCTCCTCTTCAACTGCTACAACAGTAGAGAAAAGCCCATGTCTTCTTTTCTTCAGAACTGCAGCCATTCCTATAACTGTAGTGCTCAGGAACGAGATCTTGAGAGGCCCTTTTCTTGCTTGCTTGTGGATGACTCTGACAATTTGGAATTGGGTTTTCATCCAAAGAATCTCAACTGTTCTCATTACAGGAGAGTGTACAGATCTTCATCTTCGTCTGCCATTGAAGGATTTGAGGGAGGGACAAGGGTCTCTTTTGGGATTCCTGACCATATTCCAAGGGTCTGTGATGAGTGCTCTAAGCCAGATGGGAACTGTGGAATTGGGCTGAGGTGCATGTGCCACCCAAAAGAGTGTA GGTGCATCAACGGTGCAAATCAATACAAATGA
- the LOC131251437 gene encoding uncharacterized protein LOC131251437 isoform X1, producing MLTPKKSIPQLLFYLILTFFFSLTSTQSTSETPTPAFFCGKIKIQNLTTPSPLNSILLCKSQNLYFRTSLGLFPVSSIDYGAQTLTISHPSCSPSLHFISPSLLSSGFPPPPKPNSLLLFNCYNSREKPMSSFLQNCSHSYNCSAQERDLERPFSCLLVDDSDNLELGFHPKNLNCSHYRRVYRSSSSSAIEGFEGGTRVSFGIPDHIPRVCDECSKPDGNCGIGLRCMCHPKECKNRVFSGGVSRDPFDNLMLISFFTLMVVYLMGWM from the exons atgctgaCACCCAAGAAATCCATCCCCCAACTTCTCTTCTATCTCATTCTCACATTCTTCTTCTCTCTAACTTCAACTCAGTCTACATCCGAAACTCCCACACCAGCGTTCTTCTGtggcaaaatcaaaatacaaaacCTTACCACACCTTCTCCTTTGAATTCCATTCTCCTttgcaaatcccaaaacctgtattTCAGAACCTCTCTAGGCCTCTTCCCAGTCTCCTCCATAGACTACGGAGCCCAAACACTCACGATCTCTCACCCATCTTGCTCTCCTTCTCTTCACTTCATCTCCCCTTCTCTTCTCTCATCTGGTTTCCCTCCTCCTCCCAAACCCAATTCCCTTCTCCTCTTCAACTGCTACAACAGTAGAGAAAAGCCCATGTCTTCTTTTCTTCAGAACTGCAGCCATTCCTATAACTGTAGTGCTCAGGAACGAGATCTTGAGAGGCCCTTTTCTTGCTTGCTTGTGGATGACTCTGACAATTTGGAATTGGGTTTTCATCCAAAGAATCTCAACTGTTCTCATTACAGGAGAGTGTACAGATCTTCATCTTCGTCTGCCATTGAAGGATTTGAGGGAGGGACAAGGGTCTCTTTTGGGATTCCTGACCATATTCCAAGGGTCTGTGATGAGTGCTCTAAGCCAGATGGGAACTGTGGAATTGGGCTGAGGTGCATGTGCCACCCAAAAGAGTGTA AGAACAGGGTTTTTTCTGGTGGGGTATCCAGGGACCCTTTTGATAACCTGATGCTGATCTCGTTCTTTACTCTTATGGTGGTTTAtttgatgggttggatgtga